The Paenibacillus sophorae genome has a segment encoding these proteins:
- a CDS encoding serine hydrolase domain-containing protein — protein sequence MSKYEFNQLGAEGLQAEVDEVIDRTLSEKRLVGTVVKIALDGKLSYSRAAGLADRERNLPMREDALFRLASVTKLVVSVAAMVLVSKGKLDLDMPIDTWLPYFKPRLADGSLAQITLRQLMSHTAGLSYGFLEPEDGPYHQAGVSDGMDRSNLSLEENLRRLASVPLLFAPGTAWNYSLAADVLGAIVASAHGRPLPEAVSSLVTEPLGLTDTAFNVVDPARLAANYADDIPEPRRMREPDTVGKLEGVAGTLLDPSRAFDPLAFPSGGAGMIGTADDILHLLETLRTGGNPLLTPALIEEMGRSQTSGLTLPDSPGFGFSLGFAVLTDPAAAATPQSPGTWRWGGVYGHSWFVDPSRKLSVAAFTNTTLEGMSGQFTIDLRNAIYEGLK from the coding sequence TTGAGTAAATACGAATTTAATCAATTGGGTGCAGAAGGCTTGCAAGCAGAAGTTGATGAAGTCATTGATCGTACACTTTCCGAAAAACGGTTGGTTGGGACGGTAGTTAAAATAGCTTTAGACGGTAAACTCAGTTATAGCCGCGCCGCCGGATTGGCAGACCGCGAGAGGAACCTGCCCATGCGTGAAGATGCATTGTTTCGGCTTGCGTCGGTAACCAAGCTTGTCGTCTCGGTCGCTGCTATGGTGCTCGTCTCCAAGGGTAAACTCGATCTTGATATGCCTATTGATACTTGGCTTCCCTACTTCAAACCACGGCTGGCCGACGGCTCTCTGGCTCAAATCACTCTGCGCCAGCTGATGAGCCATACGGCCGGTCTTAGCTATGGCTTTCTGGAACCGGAGGACGGCCCTTACCACCAGGCCGGCGTCTCCGACGGAATGGACCGTTCCAACCTTTCACTCGAAGAAAATTTACGGCGGCTGGCTTCTGTACCGTTGCTCTTCGCCCCCGGAACCGCTTGGAACTATTCGCTGGCTGCAGATGTGCTCGGTGCGATTGTAGCAAGCGCACACGGCAGACCGCTCCCCGAAGCGGTCAGTTCTCTGGTGACGGAACCGCTCGGCTTAACGGACACGGCGTTCAATGTCGTTGACCCGGCACGTCTTGCTGCAAATTATGCCGATGATATACCCGAGCCGCGCCGTATGCGGGAGCCTGATACTGTAGGCAAATTAGAAGGAGTAGCTGGCACTTTACTCGATCCTAGCCGGGCCTTCGATCCCCTTGCATTTCCATCGGGCGGCGCGGGAATGATCGGTACCGCGGACGATATCCTGCATCTTCTTGAAACTCTGCGAACAGGCGGCAATCCGCTGCTTACGCCAGCATTAATTGAGGAGATGGGACGCAGCCAGACATCCGGTTTGACGCTCCCTGACTCGCCGGGCTTCGGATTCAGCCTCGGGTTCGCCGTGCTGACAGATCCCGCTGCCGCCGCGACGCCGCAATCTCCGGGAACGTGGCGCTGGGGCGGAGTATATGGCCATTCCTGGTTCGTAGACCCTAGCCGGAAGCTTAGCGTTGCAGCATTTACGAATACCACGCTGGAAGGGATGTCCGGCCAGTTTACAATAGATCTCCGTAATGCCATTTACGAAGGCTTAAAATGA
- a CDS encoding MFS transporter, producing MKLSELKNSCRDFLDSLNYSLFFITVGVFGIINTELGIVGVLPMVMNKYHVSAVSAGMLVSSFAFIIAIFGPWMTLLLSRPNQKRVLMGIMALFAGSNFVSSFAPSFEILLLFRILPAFFHPVYFSIAFAMAGALSQKEEAAKASAKVFLGVSIGMVLGIPLNSYIANQLSLSTSFLFSAIVNGIACIGIGIMVPSPSAKINHLSFGNQLGILRKPSLLLNMAANCFIFSSMFSVYSYFSEYLTQRFEMNGAFISLMLVVFGISGVLGNWYAGKLLTFQMVKTVLFYPVALGFCYLLLYFVSSSVIPVIAAILLWGAVHTSGLIVSQIWLTSEAQEAPEFANSLYVSFSNLGVTLGTAVGGWFISDLGINEIIRSGLVFAALALICITVKIVWFRETPRHTIDPKH from the coding sequence GTGAAATTATCAGAACTTAAAAATAGCTGTCGAGACTTTCTCGACAGCCTGAACTATTCGTTATTTTTCATTACAGTTGGGGTATTCGGCATCATTAATACGGAGCTTGGAATCGTCGGAGTTTTACCAATGGTCATGAATAAGTACCATGTATCTGCTGTATCTGCCGGTATGCTTGTCAGTTCATTTGCGTTCATTATTGCTATATTTGGTCCTTGGATGACATTACTCCTATCCAGACCGAATCAAAAAAGAGTGTTGATGGGGATCATGGCATTATTTGCGGGTTCTAATTTTGTTTCCTCATTTGCGCCCAGCTTTGAGATTCTTTTGTTGTTCCGTATACTCCCCGCTTTCTTCCATCCGGTTTATTTTTCGATTGCTTTTGCAATGGCCGGGGCATTATCTCAAAAAGAAGAAGCAGCTAAAGCAAGTGCAAAAGTATTTCTAGGAGTCAGCATAGGCATGGTTCTGGGAATTCCGCTTAACTCTTATATCGCGAATCAATTATCACTAAGTACTTCTTTTTTATTCTCCGCGATTGTAAACGGGATCGCTTGTATTGGGATTGGTATTATGGTTCCCTCTCCATCTGCAAAGATTAACCATCTTTCTTTCGGCAACCAGCTCGGCATATTGCGAAAACCCTCGCTATTGTTGAATATGGCTGCAAACTGCTTTATCTTCTCCTCCATGTTTTCTGTATACAGTTATTTCTCCGAGTATTTGACGCAAAGATTCGAGATGAACGGGGCATTTATCAGCCTGATGCTTGTAGTTTTTGGAATCAGCGGTGTTCTGGGCAATTGGTATGCGGGAAAGCTGCTCACTTTTCAAATGGTAAAAACGGTCTTGTTTTATCCTGTAGCGTTAGGCTTCTGCTACCTGCTTCTTTATTTTGTATCAAGCTCCGTTATTCCCGTCATTGCAGCTATTCTTCTCTGGGGAGCAGTTCACACCAGCGGACTGATAGTCAGTCAAATCTGGCTGACATCCGAAGCACAAGAGGCGCCCGAATTTGCAAACAGTTTATATGTCTCTTTTTCTAATTTGGGAGTTACGTTGGGAACAGCCGTGGGAGGCTGGTTTATTTCCGATTTGGGTATAAACGAAATCATTCGGAGCGGTTTGGTTTTTGCTGCTTTGGCACTTATATGCATCACTGTTAAGATTGTTTGGTTCAGGGAAACCCCTCGCCATACAATTGACCCAAAACATTAA
- a CDS encoding IS1182 family transposase (programmed frameshift), whose protein sequence is MLRSNREKQQSYEFVSIEDLVPQDHLLRKVDQHIDFSFIDEKVRPLYCADNGRPAIDPVVLFKMIFLGYFYGIRSERQLEREIQTNLAYRWFLGLGLTDKVPDHTTISWNRRTRFKDTSIFQDIFDEIVLQAISHRMVGGRVLITDSTHIKANANKHQYTKQQVLQNTKDYIGELNAAVAEDRKENGKKPLKPREEVTEEKEIKVSKTDPDSGYMIRDGKPEGFFYLDHRTVDMKFNMITDVHVTPGNVHDSVPYLSRLDRQRERFGFKVEAVALDSGYLTTPICRGLKSRKIFAVIAHRRFHPKQGLFPKWKFTFNAERNLYVCPASHELVYRTTDRKGYRQYASDPEHCKACPLLEKCTHSRNHRKVVTRHVWEDSKEWVRNNRLSRDGKQLYRKRKETIERSFADAKELHGFRYCRLRGLANVKEQALMTAAVQNMKKMAIHLDRLEKRG, encoded by the exons ATGCTGCGATCTAACCGGGAAAAACAACAATCTTACGAATTCGTTTCTATCGAAGATTTGGTGCCTCAGGATCATCTGCTCCGCAAAGTGGATCAACATATCGATTTCTCTTTTATTGATGAAAAGGTCCGTCCTCTGTACTGCGCGGATAACGGGCGGCCGGCGATTGATCCGGTAGTACTGTTCAAGATGATTTTTCTCGGTTATTTCTACGGCATTCGTTCCGAACGTCAATTGGAACGGGAGATTCAGACTAATCTGGCGTACCGTTGGTTTTTGGGACTCGGACTGACCGACAAAGTGCCGGACCACACGACCATTAGTTGGAACCGGCGAACCCGGTTTAAGGATACGAGCATTTTTCAGGATATTTTTGATGAGATTGTTTTGCAGGCCATCTCGCACCGGATGGTGGGCGGCCGCGTCCTAATTACCGACTCGACTCACATCAAGGCGAACGCGAATAAACACCAGTACACTAAGCAGCAAGTACTGCAAAACACGAAAGATTATATCGGTGAACTCAATGCCGCCGTGGCGGAAGACCGGAAGGAAAACGGAAAAAAGC CGCTAAAACCGAGAGAGGAAGTGACCGAGGAAAAGGAAATTAAAGTGAGCAAGACTGACCCAGACAGCGGGTATATGATTCGGGACGGCAAACCGGAAGGCTTCTTTTACTTGGACCACCGCACGGTGGATATGAAATTCAATATGATTACGGATGTGCATGTCACGCCGGGAAATGTCCATGATTCGGTTCCTTATTTGTCGCGTTTGGACCGGCAAAGAGAACGGTTTGGTTTTAAAGTCGAGGCTGTAGCGCTGGATTCGGGTTATTTGACGACACCGATTTGTAGAGGTCTGAAAAGTCGAAAAATTTTTGCGGTGATTGCTCACCGGAGATTTCATCCCAAGCAAGGACTGTTTCCGAAATGGAAGTTTACGTTTAACGCAGAGCGCAATCTGTACGTCTGCCCGGCGAGTCACGAACTGGTCTACCGTACAACGGACCGGAAAGGATACCGGCAGTATGCTTCTGATCCGGAGCACTGCAAGGCCTGTCCGCTGCTCGAAAAGTGTACGCATTCCCGAAACCACCGCAAGGTGGTGACCCGACATGTTTGGGAGGACAGCAAGGAGTGGGTACGGAACAACCGGCTGAGCCGGGACGGCAAACAGCTGTACCGCAAACGAAAAGAAACGATTGAGCGAAGCTTCGCGGACGCCAAAGAGCTCCATGGGTTTCGCTATTGCCGTTTGCGCGGGCTGGCCAACGTCAAGGAACAGGCCTTGATGACAGCAGCCGTACAGAACATGAAGAAGATGGCGATCCACCTGGATCGCCTGGAAAAGCGGGGGTAA
- a CDS encoding ArsR/SmtB family transcription factor encodes MDTKLIFKALSNETRVQILDWLKSPDVHFGPQIYLPSDADFKGGICVGSIQEKTGLAQSVISSYLTLMKNAGLLESRRFGQWTYYRRNEENIGKFTDYIKNHL; translated from the coding sequence ATGGATACTAAATTGATTTTTAAGGCGCTTTCAAACGAGACCCGCGTGCAAATTTTAGATTGGCTGAAGAGCCCGGATGTACATTTTGGTCCTCAAATCTACTTGCCATCGGATGCCGACTTCAAAGGAGGGATATGTGTAGGAAGCATTCAAGAGAAGACAGGACTTGCGCAATCCGTGATCTCCAGCTATTTAACGCTAATGAAAAATGCAGGACTTTTGGAATCCAGACGTTTTGGTCAGTGGACTTACTACCGCAGGAATGAAGAAAACATCGGTAAATTTACCGACTATATTAAAAACCATTTATAG
- a CDS encoding divergent polysaccharide deacetylase family protein encodes MRKKRLRHPYSAGTMAVALLVMAIGLAIGGGYGHAALNDGQILPGQLTTNTLEPSAQTATTVHPRIAVIIDDFGNGMRGTEEMFALPIKLTVAVMPFLSTSEADARRAHERGFDVLVHLPMEPRNGKPEWLGPGAVLSSLSDQEIRKRVEAAVDNVPYAIGINNHMGSKVTGDERVMRAVLSVCKERGLFFVDSHTNYRSVVGLVAEQMGLPRVENHVFLDDTHSAGHVTRQLQRAEKWAVDHNYCVTIGHVGIQGKETAAGIRGGINDLKNRVQFVGISDLVKKEWKWSSRLTFP; translated from the coding sequence ATGAGGAAGAAACGTTTACGCCATCCGTATTCGGCCGGTACAATGGCTGTCGCACTCCTGGTTATGGCGATTGGCCTTGCAATTGGCGGTGGGTACGGGCATGCAGCACTAAATGATGGACAGATCCTGCCCGGCCAGTTAACAACGAATACTCTGGAGCCGTCCGCACAGACAGCCACCACCGTCCATCCGCGTATAGCCGTAATTATCGACGACTTCGGAAACGGTATGCGGGGGACGGAGGAAATGTTCGCTCTGCCGATCAAGCTCACCGTCGCGGTGATGCCGTTTCTGTCCACCTCAGAGGCGGATGCCCGGCGGGCTCATGAGCGGGGCTTTGACGTTCTGGTGCATTTGCCGATGGAGCCCCGTAATGGCAAGCCGGAATGGCTCGGTCCGGGAGCGGTTCTGTCCAGCTTAAGCGATCAGGAAATCCGCAAGCGCGTCGAGGCGGCGGTGGATAATGTGCCTTACGCGATCGGTATCAATAATCATATGGGCTCCAAAGTTACGGGAGACGAGCGGGTTATGCGCGCCGTATTGTCCGTTTGCAAGGAAAGAGGCCTGTTCTTTGTAGACAGTCATACCAACTATCGTTCGGTAGTCGGCCTAGTGGCCGAGCAAATGGGCCTGCCCCGGGTGGAGAATCATGTCTTTCTGGACGATACCCATTCAGCCGGTCATGTAACCCGTCAATTGCAACGGGCAGAGAAGTGGGCAGTGGACCATAATTACTGCGTAACGATCGGTCATGTCGGAATTCAGGGCAAAGAGACCGCCGCAGGAATCCGCGGCGGCATCAATGATTTAAAGAACCGTGTACAGTTCGTCGGAATTTCCGATCTGGTCAAGAAGGAGTGGAAGTGGAGTTCCCGGCTCACATTTCCATAA
- a CDS encoding N-acetylmuramoyl-L-alanine amidase, with amino-acid sequence MILTNQWRALARGVFVLVITGTLLAGNAHPSFALPDERHEQPQTLIGHGHRIVLIDAGHGGIDGGTSHGDILEKDLTLAISRKLFLLLRADGFDAVLNRFGDYAPSEENRWLQSRSRHMRDLAQRKELAETLPAAVVVSVHINWAPSPSKHGPIVLYRQEGRSFMLAKAIQDQLNVLYGVKLDSHPGKPFYLLNKITAPTVIVEAGFISSPVDRAMLTTSKGQEKIAEAVSNGIAAYLMEM; translated from the coding sequence TTGATTCTGACTAACCAATGGAGAGCTCTAGCAAGAGGGGTGTTTGTCCTGGTCATTACGGGAACGCTGCTGGCGGGGAATGCCCATCCATCTTTCGCCTTACCGGACGAGCGGCATGAACAACCTCAAACACTGATTGGGCACGGTCACCGCATCGTACTGATCGACGCCGGTCACGGGGGCATTGACGGCGGCACGTCGCATGGGGACATCCTGGAAAAAGATTTGACGCTCGCCATTTCCCGCAAGCTGTTCCTGCTGCTGAGAGCGGACGGCTTTGACGCCGTCCTGAACCGGTTCGGCGATTATGCGCCCAGCGAGGAGAATAGGTGGCTTCAAAGCCGCTCCCGCCATATGCGCGATCTCGCCCAGCGCAAGGAGCTTGCCGAAACGCTGCCCGCCGCTGTCGTCGTCAGTGTTCATATTAACTGGGCGCCCTCTCCGTCGAAGCACGGACCGATTGTGCTGTACCGTCAGGAAGGCCGAAGCTTCATGCTGGCCAAAGCGATTCAGGATCAGCTAAATGTACTTTATGGAGTCAAATTAGATTCCCATCCTGGGAAGCCGTTCTATCTGCTCAACAAAATAACCGCCCCCACGGTTATCGTGGAGGCGGGCTTTATAAGCAGCCCGGTCGACCGGGCCATGCTGACGACTTCGAAAGGCCAGGAGAAAATCGCTGAAGCGGTATCAAACGGCATTGCCGCCTATCTTATGGAAATGTGA
- a CDS encoding YqzE family protein translates to MASDGEDLVKYITEKVVVYMESPHDSRSRHRAGRQPWSQKWFGMLPLGLSMWRSSRKVRDKG, encoded by the coding sequence GTGGCCTCGGACGGTGAAGATCTGGTCAAATACATTACTGAAAAAGTGGTCGTCTACATGGAAAGCCCTCACGACAGCCGCAGCCGGCACCGAGCAGGCAGACAGCCGTGGAGCCAGAAATGGTTCGGAATGCTGCCGCTCGGCTTGTCAATGTGGCGAAGCAGCCGGAAGGTTAGGGACAAAGGGTAG
- a CDS encoding YqhG family protein, which produces MTMTAQQVQQHVMDYLEATECQIIEKSPVHVTVKLSPRADQMLTDRPYYWGFVERTGAEPQTLSFTFVFDPEKYDAATAPAPRGPSGLIAAGGNSAAGGSGAPVSPPSWSGGSPVGQGPNSARSPGAGPPGGNPGPGAGSNPGANAGGAASAPIGSAGNAAANNGPNDGILARYFGVTPVLPRLGPGLIRREDITFGSRRLRQIWSAAQTEGKCLHLFEAPGNLQRMTLFSAAYEPWLAACFKVELSCDLKREELHFIGVSLLTGKVMENFGSILDPLELTPRLPENVHIQPYEISLSSGAGLLERHILSRLSGQDYSWAEAARRRLQGELEIIDAYYEELLKEPDEEKRLATQEQHASRRKETIWQYEPGISVSPVVYGLFHLRKQ; this is translated from the coding sequence ATGACAATGACCGCCCAGCAGGTGCAACAGCATGTAATGGACTATCTGGAAGCGACGGAGTGCCAGATCATTGAAAAATCGCCGGTTCATGTCACCGTAAAGCTCTCCCCCCGCGCCGATCAAATGTTAACTGACAGGCCCTACTACTGGGGGTTCGTCGAGCGAACCGGCGCGGAGCCGCAAACGCTGTCCTTTACCTTCGTGTTTGACCCGGAAAAATATGACGCGGCGACCGCCCCGGCGCCAAGAGGCCCCTCCGGGTTAATTGCAGCGGGGGGGAACAGCGCGGCAGGCGGCTCCGGCGCGCCGGTAAGTCCGCCGTCTTGGAGCGGAGGATCGCCAGTAGGCCAGGGACCGAACAGCGCGAGAAGCCCTGGCGCCGGCCCGCCCGGAGGAAATCCCGGACCGGGCGCCGGGAGCAATCCGGGGGCGAACGCCGGAGGCGCCGCTAGCGCACCAATCGGCAGTGCCGGGAACGCGGCTGCGAACAACGGGCCGAACGATGGCATCCTTGCCCGCTACTTCGGGGTAACGCCGGTGCTCCCGCGTCTAGGACCCGGACTGATCCGCCGCGAGGACATTACTTTCGGCAGCAGACGGCTGCGCCAGATTTGGTCCGCGGCGCAGACCGAGGGGAAATGTCTGCATCTGTTTGAAGCTCCGGGAAACCTTCAGCGGATGACCCTTTTCTCTGCCGCCTACGAGCCATGGCTCGCCGCCTGCTTCAAGGTAGAGCTTAGCTGCGATTTGAAACGGGAGGAGCTGCATTTCATCGGCGTGTCGCTGCTTACCGGAAAAGTCATGGAGAACTTCGGCTCTATTCTGGACCCGCTTGAGCTGACTCCCCGCCTGCCGGAGAATGTCCACATTCAGCCTTATGAAATCTCCCTGTCTTCGGGAGCCGGCTTGCTCGAGCGCCATATTCTCTCAAGGCTTTCCGGCCAGGATTACAGCTGGGCCGAGGCTGCGCGGCGGCGTCTGCAAGGAGAGCTTGAGATTATAGACGCTTATTATGAAGAGCTTCTGAAGGAACCTGACGAAGAAAAGCGGCTTGCTACCCAAGAACAGCACGCCAGCCGCCGCAAAGAAACCATTTGGCAGTATGAACCCGGCATTTCCGTATCGCCGGTCGTCTACGGCCTGTTTCACCTCCGCAAGCAGTAG
- a CDS encoding DEAD/DEAH box helicase — MTHAPRNNLEQEQGQDIVLPVPISFEREWLKDLESRLDKGGPWGDWRLSRLAMEGEASGLVESFEELQCMKHLATLSPLPHQLDTARKVLFEMSGRAILADEVGLGKTIEAGLVLKEYLVRGLVSKVLILVPASLVLQWVRELNTKFGISAVAQKKAYSWDNDIVVASMDTAKRDPHKELLISREYDMLIIDEAHKLKNKKTTNYQFVQELRKKYCLLLTATPVQNDLGELFNLITLLKPGQLGNQGDFAANFVVDKRVAKNEDQLRGELSKVMIRNRRGEGPVTFTKRKVSNVPLTLSPEEQTLYDGVTAFVKDQYQESGGNLNSMLSLVTLQREVCSSRDAVFVTLVNLTKKLPEDSPRRERMIELLQQIRTVKANTKAEKTISLIKEMNEKVIVFTEYRATQEYLLQYFRDHGIHSVPYSGGMNRGKKDWMMDLFRGRAQVMIATEAGGEGINLQFCHHMINFDLPWNPMRVEQRIGRVHRLGQQNDVIIHNLSTTGTIEEHILHLLHEKINLFETVIGGLDTILEKFEKKESLEKSLYKIMLEAESDEEIRSKVGQLGQTLADLKDGVLSESEAAP; from the coding sequence ATGACTCACGCACCCCGCAACAACCTGGAGCAAGAACAAGGTCAGGATATCGTTCTTCCCGTGCCTATCTCCTTCGAACGTGAATGGCTGAAAGACCTGGAATCCCGATTGGACAAAGGCGGTCCCTGGGGCGACTGGAGGCTGTCACGGCTGGCGATGGAAGGCGAGGCTTCCGGCCTGGTGGAAAGCTTCGAGGAGCTGCAGTGCATGAAGCACCTGGCAACGCTGTCTCCTCTGCCCCATCAGCTCGATACGGCGCGCAAGGTGCTGTTCGAAATGTCGGGACGCGCGATTCTGGCGGACGAGGTCGGCCTAGGCAAGACGATCGAAGCGGGCCTCGTGCTGAAAGAATATCTTGTGCGCGGACTTGTCTCCAAAGTGCTGATTCTCGTCCCGGCTTCGCTCGTGCTCCAGTGGGTCCGGGAGCTGAATACGAAGTTCGGCATTTCGGCCGTGGCGCAAAAGAAGGCGTACTCCTGGGACAACGATATCGTCGTCGCATCCATGGATACGGCCAAGCGAGATCCCCACAAGGAGCTCCTAATCTCCAGAGAATACGACATGCTCATTATCGATGAAGCCCATAAGCTGAAGAACAAGAAGACGACCAACTACCAATTCGTTCAGGAGCTCCGTAAAAAATACTGCCTGCTTCTCACCGCGACCCCGGTGCAGAACGACCTCGGCGAGCTGTTCAATCTCATAACGCTGCTGAAGCCGGGCCAGCTCGGGAACCAGGGCGATTTTGCGGCGAATTTCGTCGTCGACAAGCGCGTGGCCAAGAACGAAGACCAACTCCGGGGCGAGCTGTCCAAAGTGATGATCCGCAACCGGAGAGGCGAAGGACCGGTCACTTTTACGAAGCGGAAGGTCAGCAATGTACCCCTCACACTTTCACCCGAAGAACAAACATTATATGACGGGGTCACCGCTTTTGTCAAAGATCAGTATCAGGAATCGGGCGGGAATTTAAACAGCATGCTGTCACTCGTCACCTTGCAGCGGGAGGTGTGCAGCAGCCGGGACGCGGTGTTCGTGACGCTTGTCAATCTGACGAAAAAGCTGCCCGAGGACTCGCCCCGCCGGGAAAGGATGATCGAGCTCCTCCAGCAGATCCGGACGGTAAAAGCGAACACGAAGGCGGAGAAAACCATTTCCCTCATTAAAGAAATGAACGAAAAAGTAATCGTATTCACCGAATACCGGGCGACCCAGGAGTACTTGCTTCAGTACTTTCGCGATCACGGCATCCATTCCGTTCCTTATTCCGGCGGCATGAACCGCGGCAAAAAAGACTGGATGATGGACCTGTTCCGCGGACGCGCCCAGGTGATGATTGCCACCGAAGCCGGAGGCGAGGGCATTAATCTGCAGTTCTGCCACCACATGATCAATTTCGATCTTCCCTGGAACCCGATGCGGGTCGAGCAGCGGATCGGCCGGGTGCACCGTCTGGGCCAGCAGAACGATGTCATCATCCACAACCTCTCCACCACCGGTACGATCGAGGAGCATATCCTGCATCTGCTGCATGAAAAAATCAATCTGTTCGAGACCGTAATCGGCGGGCTGGACACGATTTTGGAAAAGTTCGAGAAAAAGGAGTCGCTGGAAAAAAGTCTGTATAAAATCATGCTGGAGGCCGAAAGCGATGAAGAAATCCGCAGCAAAGTAGGGCAGCTTGGCCAGACCCTGGCCGATCTGAAGGATGGAGTCCTCAGTGAAAGCGAGGCCGCGCCATGA